Proteins encoded together in one Synechococcus sp. A15-62 window:
- a CDS encoding succinate dehydrogenase cytochrome b subunit: MQEPTLVRIGSALSGLMLVLFLVVHLAGLLPALVAPVQFEHYATALHHQPWLPLLEISLAAIAAVHLSCTVAKTLRNRGAGNTATLRSRRGRPLEALASRSKVAAGVITLGFLLLHLQQLRWPRPSDGLEREVLQQVLLQPISLGVYAAGSLAVGLHLLHGAEAAHRNLGWLTPANSASIRWGGRLLASGIGGGFLLISLGLALGGLA, translated from the coding sequence ATGCAGGAACCAACGTTGGTGCGCATTGGATCGGCTCTGAGCGGGTTGATGCTGGTGCTGTTTCTGGTGGTTCATCTGGCCGGTTTGTTGCCCGCGCTTGTTGCACCGGTGCAGTTCGAGCACTACGCCACAGCCCTGCATCACCAGCCATGGCTGCCGCTGTTGGAAATCAGCCTGGCCGCCATCGCAGCCGTGCATCTGAGCTGCACCGTCGCCAAAACGCTGCGGAATCGGGGTGCGGGAAACACGGCGACGCTTCGCAGCCGGCGCGGTCGTCCGCTGGAGGCTCTGGCCAGCCGCAGCAAGGTGGCTGCCGGAGTGATCACCTTGGGATTTCTGCTGCTGCACCTGCAGCAACTGCGCTGGCCACGGCCGAGCGATGGGCTGGAACGGGAGGTGCTGCAGCAGGTGCTGCTGCAGCCGATCAGCCTGGGGGTTTATGCCGCCGGCAGCCTGGCCGTCGGCCTGCATCTGCTCCACGGCGCGGAAGCAGCACACCGCAACCTGGGTTGGCTCACTCCGGCCAATAGCGCCAGCATCCGCTGGGGAGGCCGCCTCTTGGCATCGGGAATCGGCGGAGGCTTTCTGCTGATCAGCCTGGGACTGGCCCTCGGAGGCTTGGCATGA